In Hemitrygon akajei unplaced genomic scaffold, sHemAka1.3 Scf000146, whole genome shotgun sequence, one DNA window encodes the following:
- the LOC140723905 gene encoding uncharacterized protein yields MTHRRVHTGERPFTCSGCGKGFISSSQLKGHQRIHTGERPFTCSDCGKGFIWSSQLKVHQRVHTGERPFICSVCDKGFILSSHLLRHQSVHTGEWPFICSVCGKGFIESSSLQGHQSFHTGKWRFTCSDCGKGFNRLSHLLRHQSVHSGERPFTCSECGKGFSQYSNLQAHWSVHTGERAFTCSDCGKGFTSSSKLKVHQRVHTGERPFTCSNCGKGFTQLASLQVHQSVHTGERPFACSECGKGFTLSSQLKVHQRVHTGEWPFTCSDCGKGFLQSCQLKVHQRIHTGVRPFTCSDCGKGFTLSFQLKVHQRVHTGERPFTCSDCGKGFTESSQLKVHQRIHTGERPFTCSDCGKGFSLSSRLLTHQSVHTGERPFTCSVCGKGFTRSTDLQRHQRVHTG; encoded by the coding sequence ATGACACaccggcgagttcacactggggagcggccgttcacctgctcaggctgtgggaagggattcatttccTCATCTCAACTGAAAGGACAtcaacgaattcacactggagagaggccgttcacctgctcagactgtggaaagggattcatttggtcatcccaactgaaggtacatcagagagttcacactggagagaggccattcatctgctcagtttGTGATAAGGGATTCATtttgtcatctcacctactgagacaccagtcagttcacactggggagtggccattcatctgctcagtctgtgggaagggattcattgaaTCATCCTCCCTACAGGGACACCAGTCATTTCACACTGGGAAGTGgcggttcacctgctcagactgtgggaagggattcaatcggttATCTCACCTACTGCGACACCAGtctgttcacagtggggagaggccgttcacctgctcagagtgtgggaaaggattcagtcagtatTCCAACCTACAAGCACACTGGTCtgttcacactggagagcgggcattcacctgctcagactgtgggaaaggattcacttcgtcatctaaactgaaggtacatcagcgagttcacacaggggagaggccgttcacctgctcaaactgcgggaagggattcacacagttagctaGCCTACaagtacaccagtcagttcacactggagagaggccgttcgcctgctcagagtgtgggaagggattcactctgtcatctcaactgaaggtacatcagcgagttcacaccggagagtggccattcacctgttccgactgcgggaagggattcctTCAGTCAtgtcaactgaaggtacatcagagaattcacactggagtgaggccgttcacctgttcagactgtgggaagggattcactttgtcatttcaactgaaggtacatcagagagttcacaccggagagaggccgttcacctgttcagactgtggaaagggattcactgaatcatctcaactgaaggtacatcagagaattcacactggagagaggccgttcacttgctcagactgtgggaagggattctctctgtCATCTCGtctactgacacaccagtcagttcacaccggggagaggccgttcacctgctcagtgtgtgggaagggattcactcggtccaccgacctacagagacaccagcgagttcacaccgggtag